In Methanofervidicoccus sp. A16, the sequence TAAATATCTTATATAGTTAGGTTATAAAACAATTTCAAAACTTGTAATAAAAAACATGTGAAAATCTATTTTCTTTTTTCTAGTGTTTATGGTATTTCTACAGAGAATCTTCATTTAATAGGCTGTATTAAAATTAAGAAGAAATTTAATTATTTATCGTTGTTGAGAAATATTTCTGAAAATATTTATTTTACCTCACTTCCTATCAAGATCATGATTAGAAAAATAATAAAAATAACGATATTTATAAAAATTAATAAATAAAAAGGGAGACAGATAACTTCTTAAAAAGAGAGATCGGTAAAATCCAGCCCTACTTTCCCAGTGTTTAGTGTAGTTTAAGATATTAGGATCAATTTTTATTATTTCACCTATAGTTTGTCCTTTATTACGATTTTAAATGTTCTTTATTATTTTTTATTTTTATTTAAACCTTAATTCTCATTAAAGTAATGATTTAAATAATAAAAATAATAAAAAAGACTGGAAAAAACCTTAGTTCCCATCAGTAGTGATTAAAAGAACTATGAAAAAATGAAAAAATAATAATAATTGTTATAATAAAAATCATGATTAAAATAATCAGTATAAAATCTATATAAAAATAAAAACTATTAAATACCCTTAGGATCTTTCCGAATCTTTAGATAATATTATGAGATCTTACTCTGAATCCCTGTATTAGATAGTATTCGGAGGGTTATTCTCCTTCAATCTTCTTTTTAAAATACTATATCTGAGATAATAGAAGTTTCTGTTTTTTAAACATTTTCTTTATTTTTTATTTTTATTAATCTATTATTTTTTATAATTATTTTTATTATTCTTTAAACTACTCTTTTGATGGGAATTAGGGTTACTTTTAATAAAAATTAATAATAGTTAGCCTGTTAGAAAGGATCCACTCCACTTCTATAGTATCTTAGAGCATTCCAGAAGAGACTATTTATCTCTCTTATTAATACCTTCTTTTTATACGTTTATTATAATTATTGTTATTTTTATTAGAATTTTTTAATGGGAATTAAGGTAATATAATAAAAAATAAAAAAGATATATTCCAAAAAACAACCAATAGGAGAGACAGAGATCTTATATTAACTATTAACTTTATATCCCTTGAAGTATTTCCTAAGCCACTAGAATAAGAATCTATTTTTTCTCTTTTCTATATTTAGAAGTTGTTAGAAAATAAGAGATTTATTTTTTAGTTTTAAAGGGTTTAACTATATTTATTATAATTATTTATTTTTTTATTGGGATTTTTTAATAAAAATTAGGGTTATTATATAATGATTATTATTTATTTCTATTATTATCAATAACTATGGTGAAAAGATGATAGTTATTCCAGCGGTAGATATTAAAGATAGGAAATGTGTTCAACTTGTACAGGGCGATCCAGAGAGGAAACTTGTAGAACTGGAAGATCCCTTGAAGGTGGCGGAGAGATGGGTAGATGAAGGGGCAGAGATGCTTCATGTGGTGGATTTAGATAGGGCTATATATCAAAAGAATACCAACGTAGATATAGTTAAAAATATAGTAAGTACCTTAGAGGTACCTGTGCAGGTAGGAGGTGGTATAAGGACTGTAGAAGATGGGATAGATCTTATAGATGCTGGGGCTTATAGGGTTATCTTAGGCACTTCTGCAGTTAAGGATCCAGGGATCGTGGAGAAACTCTCTAAGGAGGTAGGTAAGGAGAGAGTGATGGTTGCTCTGGATTCCAAGGGGGGAAAAGTAGTTATAAGGGGATGGAGAGAGAGAACTGAGCACTCTCCAGTAGATATTGGTAAGACTCTGGAGGAGAAGGGGGCAGGAAGTATTCTATTTACAAATGTAGATGTGGAGGGATTACTTAGAGGGGTAGAAATCGACACTGTTAAGATCTTGGTAAAGGAATTAAATATTCCAGTTGTGGCGTCTGGTGGTGTTAGTACCTATGAGGATATCCTTAAACTGAAGGAAACTGGGGTTGAGGGGGTAGTTATAGGATCTGCACTCTATAAAAATTTACTGGATCTTAGGAAGTGTATTGAGATATCTAAAGGTGATTAAATGAACTCTGAGGATAATAAAAAGATAATTGCAGTTGGGCATATAGCCCTTGACTATATCTTCAACGTTGAAAAATTCCCTGAACCTAATACATCTATTCAAATACCCTCTGTTAAGAGATACTACGGAGGTGCTGCCTGTAACGTGGCTGTGGCAGTTGCTAAGTTGGGACTTCGTTCTGGTATAGTCTCCTGTGTAGGATACGACTTTATAAACAGTAACTATAGTTCCTATCTAAAAAATCTCAATATAGACGTTTCTAATATATACCACTCAGATGAGGAGGAGACTCCAAAGGCTTGGATATTTACAGATCCAAAGAACAACCAGATAACTTTTTTCCTCTGGGGTGCAGCTAAACACTACAAGGAGTTGAAACCTCCAACATTTGACGGAGATATAGTACATTTAGCCACTGGTGATCCAGATTTCAATGTAAAATGTGTCGATGCTGCAAAGAAGGAAGATAAGATAGTATCCTTCGATCCTGGACAGGATCTACCTCTTTATTCCAAGGAGAACATGGAGTATATCATAGATAATGGGGACTTTGTATTTATGAACGTCCATGAATACAGGAGAGCCCTTAAACTGTTGAAAATAGATGAGGAGGACTTCAGAAAGAGGGTACCTATCTTGGTGGTAACCTTTGGAGAGAAAGGAAGTGTTATATACATCAAGGATAAAGAGATAAAGATACCTTCCATACCTACAAAGGTTGAGGATCCCACTGGTGCAGGAGATGGCTACAGGGCTGGATTTCTAACTGCCTATCTAAAGGGCTACGATCTCAAGGATTGTGGACTTATAGCCTCTGCAGTGGCCTCCTTTGTAGTTGAGAAAAGAGGATGTCAGACAAATCTACCTACCTGGGAGGATGTTATAAAGAGGTTGAAAGGGAGAGGATACACTATTGAAGAGGTTAAGAGTTAATCTCTTTTGTATATCTTAACTATCCCTTTATCTCCATCTAAAACTACCCAGTCTCCAGTCTCTATCTTAGAGATATCTATATTATCCACTAATGGAATCCTCCCTAGTATTGCTCCAGTGGCTACTATAGGTTCACACTCCCTATTTACTATTCCCTTCAATATACCTTTCCTTCCAAGGGCGTATATAACGTAGGACCCTACAGTACTCCCTTTACCTGTTGGAAAAACAAGTATTCTATCTTTTATACTTTTGCCGTATATATCACTCTCCCTATCAACTACTATACCCTCTTTATTTACCCCCCCTAGGAAAGATATAGGTTTATGGGATACCAACGCCTCACCTTCAACTATACCCTTTGATATGGATCTTCCCTTTATCTCAATGTATTCCATAGTCTCACATTTTTTATTTGATGTCCATATCTACTAAACGATAACTATTGAGAGTTCCAATTTCATAAAAACTCCTATTAAATCCTCATAAAATAGTTTAATATATTTAATGAGAATTATGTTAATTTCTTTATTTTTAACTACAGGTATTAAGATATACACCTATAGTTTCTATTAGAGAAATCCTGATTTAAAGATTTTAATAATAATACTATTATATGAGGTAAACAAAATTTGTTTTATACTACACAACAACTATGAAGGGTCTCGATAGATAATAAAAAACCTTAGTTCCCATCAGTAGTGATTAAAAGAACAGTGAAAATAATCTATATATAAATTATTAAATACTCTTAAGATCTTTCTGAACACATAGGTAAGATAAGGGATCATATTCTGATATCCACTATATTAGAAGGTATTCAGAGGATCATCAATCTTCTTTTTAAAATTTTTTGTATCTGGGATAATAGAAGTTTTTTATTTTTAATTTTTTCTTATTTTTTTTATCTTATTATTTTTATAATTCTTATTATTCTTTAAACTATTCTTTTGATGGGAACTAAGGTATATAATAAATTTAAAAAATTTTTATTATTTTTATTCCAATAATATAAAATCCAAATGTTATATAACCTCACACTCTTTTAATATCTCCTCAGCCCTCTCCTTGGAAATGCCCTCCCTTAATATTGTATACCTTTTCCTAATATTGTGGGCTATCGTTAGCGCCTCAATAAGAATCTCCTCTTCAAAACCTAACTCCTTCCCAGTAGTAGGTGCTCCAACTTTTTTTAAAGATAGTTTGATATTCTCCATATCTTCATAGTTGAGATTGCCCTCTTTGTAGTGTAGATAGGAGGAAATAATAGTACCTACTCCACACTGTTCTCCGTGGAGGCTATCTATATCCAAATCGTATTTTTTCTTTAAATAATCTAAGGCATGAGAAAATAGGTGTTCGCTTCCAGAGGCTGGCCTAGTGGAGCCTGCTATAGATATGGTAATTCCACTACCTATAAGTGCCTTTACAAGTTTCTCTGGATACTGAGATAGATCAGTATCTCTCAATACGTAATCCATCAACTCCTCTGCAATAGTTTTTGAAAAGATGGCAGAACT encodes:
- the hisA gene encoding 1-(5-phosphoribosyl)-5-[(5-phosphoribosylamino)methylideneamino]imidazole-4-carboxamide isomerase, which encodes MIVIPAVDIKDRKCVQLVQGDPERKLVELEDPLKVAERWVDEGAEMLHVVDLDRAIYQKNTNVDIVKNIVSTLEVPVQVGGGIRTVEDGIDLIDAGAYRVILGTSAVKDPGIVEKLSKEVGKERVMVALDSKGGKVVIRGWRERTEHSPVDIGKTLEEKGAGSILFTNVDVEGLLRGVEIDTVKILVKELNIPVVASGGVSTYEDILKLKETGVEGVVIGSALYKNLLDLRKCIEISKGD
- a CDS encoding carbohydrate kinase family protein, whose protein sequence is MNSEDNKKIIAVGHIALDYIFNVEKFPEPNTSIQIPSVKRYYGGAACNVAVAVAKLGLRSGIVSCVGYDFINSNYSSYLKNLNIDVSNIYHSDEEETPKAWIFTDPKNNQITFFLWGAAKHYKELKPPTFDGDIVHLATGDPDFNVKCVDAAKKEDKIVSFDPGQDLPLYSKENMEYIIDNGDFVFMNVHEYRRALKLLKIDEEDFRKRVPILVVTFGEKGSVIYIKDKEIKIPSIPTKVEDPTGAGDGYRAGFLTAYLKGYDLKDCGLIASAVASFVVEKRGCQTNLPTWEDVIKRLKGRGYTIEEVKS
- a CDS encoding DUF126 domain-containing protein translates to MEIKGRSISKGIVEGEALVSHKPISFLGGVNKEGIVVDRESDIYGKSIKDRILVFPTGKGSTVGSYVIYALGRKGILKGIVNRECEPIVATGAILGRIPLVDNIDISKIETGDWVVLDGDKGIVKIYKRD